GAATCCTCTAACACCTTTACATGAGCAGCTATTGTTGAAACAGGCTTATCTAAGTTTTCTGATAGCTCATGAATATTCATGGTTCCTTTATTTAGTAAGTAGATAATTTTCAAGCGAACTTCTGATGATAATGCATGTGCAACCTTCTGTAGATTACTAGGATTATTAATCGATAATTCTAAAATAGCGGTTCACCCCAAACCTAATTAACATGATTTTAGTTACTTACATTAAATATAAACGATTTTTCTGTATAAATACAGTTTTTATATTTTTTATATTCATTTCATTAGGTTTTTCTAAGAAAAAAGAGGGGTTGATCTTTAAAACAGAGGTAAAAGAAAAAGGTGGTTCTTATGTTTTTTCAAGAACGTGAAAAACGTCCCTTTTTTTCTAGTAAACACCGAGTTCATCTCTACTAAAAGACCCAGCTATCGCAGGAAATCTTGAAAATTCCTTTTTCATATCTCGGAATGAAATGATATCATTTCCAATATAAAAATGATGATCTAGCGTGGATTCAATACAGTTTAAGGGAGCATGAAAATATGTTTCCTTATAGTGTTGAATGGCATCTTTCTTGCTCCGGGCAAAAATGAAGACAAAATCATTCTTGTTCTGCTTCAATGAATAAATTCGAACCTTTCGAAAACTTAAAAGATTTTTTTGTATCATTTCCGCTACGATCTGATGATTTGCCTGGTTTAAATCTATTTTTGATACGTCGTCATTTGAAGAAATTTTCTTCTCTTTTACTAAATGAAAAAGATAATGGGCCAATGTAGATTCTTCTAATCTTACAACTTCCTCGAAATATTCTTTTACTTTCATGTGATCACACCTCAATTTTTATATTTAAGAACGAAATCCTATTCTTATTGCTCCACAATTTTTACTATGTATTCGTTATTGTTCGCGACAATGATGTCTAAGGGGCTTTTCTATTTAGAGAAAATAATTTCAAGGGGTTGGATCTTTATCTTCAGTCCTCCCCCATCAATCATTCTTATTAAGACTAATATTTTAAAGTTATATGAAGTTCCTCTAATTCAGCTTGATCGAACCCTCTTATCAGCTGCTTAGTCTTCATCATGAAAATATTCTCCCTCGTTTTTAACATGAATTTCACATGTTTCAGGGTTGTAGTTAATCAATTTATAATGCTCAGTGAAACTGCGGATCAATGCTTGAACATTGTCGATCGAAAGACGAGTTTTCTCTGCTAATTGTTCTATTGAAATTTCATAGATTCCGTCTTGAGTTGCTTGCGGATTCGTGAGTAAGTAAAGATAAAAATACTTTTCCTCCCATGTCATCTCCTTTATAACCGGGTCTCTCCAAAAATCTGTATTAACCTTTTTACATTCTGCCATTTTTCAACACTTTCCTTTCTCCTATTAATTTCCTTTTCACACTATATATATAGAAAAACTGACGAAGAGTAGCGTGTGTTTTTTAAAAAATCTATTTTTTTACAGGGTTTAGATTCTTTATCAAGTATGACAATGTTTAGAGTCTCTTCAATCCTCACCCGCTGTAAGATCAAGCACGAACTCACCCGGAATCGGTCTTCCAGCTCCAATAGAAGTTGACTGCTTGGATTTTTGTTTAGAAGACTGGTTGTCATGATAAGAATCAATTTCTTCAATGGTTAATAAAGACTCATTTTTCCAGTTTTTAAGAATTCCAACAATATAGTTTAGCCTTCGCTTGTTATTAGCACAGGCAATACCCATTGCTTTTAGTACGACATCTTTAGGGTGTAAAAAGCAGGAATTCTCTAACCAGGATAACAGCTGGTGTTTGGCATTTATGTTTGATAAGCCAAATCCATTGCTGTCCCAGAACTCTACGATTTCGTTTATATCTTTTGATTTTTGACTTTGTTGGTCATCATCACTATTTGAATTCTCTTCAGAGGATTGTTTTTCTTCCCCAGTTTCCGTAACACAAGGGCGAGAGATTTCTTCAATTTGATCATGTTCAGTTGCATTGATTGTATGTTCTTCACCCTTATGGCTCATTTCTTTCTCTACTTCTTTATTACAATAAGAATCATATAAGCGAACGATTTCCTCTCTTTCAATTCCTTCGCAAACATACGAAATAAGCGAGGTATCCTTGACCTCTTTTAATTCTTTTGTCATACAATCCATGATTGGTTTTCCGCCCCTATGAAGGTTATTTTTCCCCCAGTTTTTTATGGCGATTTCACATGTTTCTGGATTGTACCGAATTAATTTGTGATGTGTACAAAAACGTTCTATTAATGATTCCACCTGTTCAATCGTATAATCTAATTCGAGTGCCATTTCTTTTGTTGTTATTTCATAGATTCCAATTTGCGTCGTTTTTTCATTTGTCAGTAAATACATGTAAAATAATTTATCATCCGAAGACATCTTCTCTAAATTAAATGAAGATCGCCAAAATCCAGTTAACACCATACGAAATTTTGCCATCTTTTCATCACTACCCTTTTATAAATTAAATGTTCTTTCACCTCTTATATAGAAAAAAAGAAGATTACAGTAGCGGTTTGAAATGTAAATTTTTTGTGAAGATAAAACTGGTGTGATGATTACGATTTTGATAAGGGTTTAAATTTTGTGTTAGAAAATAAAAAACGCTCCTTTACGGCTTGTAAGGAACGTTGATCTTTTCTATTGAGTTTGTTTTAGAAGATAAACTACCACTACAACAAAGTTTTCAATTTTGAGAATGGCAGCTCTTTCTAGATTATCCTCTATACTAGGGTTGTAAGCTTTTTTGTTGTTGTTTTTCTTTTTATTATTCTTCTTTTTCTTTTTTGGCCACGTATCGTAAAAAAAGATTTCTCACCTAAATTTTATATCTACTATTTAAAGCATCTACGGAAATAAATATGTTCAAATTTAAGATGTTGAAATACAGATTAACTCAATGACTTACATATAGATAAATGGTTTAACATATTTTTAAACATTTGGTTCTGTTAAAATTTAATGTTGATAATTCCATACTATTAAGGGGAACCCATTATTTATGGATTCCCCTTTAGTTCAATAGGTGAAACTACTGTTGAGTATTGCCTTATAATATTTATTACAAGATCTCTTTGGAGTGAAAGATTTTTTTAGTTATCATTCCAATGATATATTATTTGCACAACGCCAGAGGAAAATGTTCTTGTATTAACCATTTTTAAATTTATCCTCTGTTTTAAATCAATAAACAACGGTTTTCCTTCTCCCAAAACAACAGGGTGAATAGATAATCTAAATTCATCAACAAGCCCCAAATTTATAAAAGTTGTAATGAGACTCGCTCCACCATAAAGCCAGATGTCTTTACCAGACTTTTTCTTCAATTTATTTACTTCTTCAAGAAGATTATCATTTATAAATATTGCTTGATTATGTATCTCATTTTGTGTTCTGGAAAAAACATATTTCTTTTTACTATGAACCAATTTCCAAATTTCCTTTTCGGTATCAGGGTCTTCATTTTTTGGAATATATTGTCCCCATAAATCATAGCTTTTTCTACCATATAAAATAGTATCAATTTGATTTAAGAAATCAGTAAACCCCATATCAGGGTCCATAATGCACCAATCAACTTCTCCATTTTTCCCTTCAATAAAACCATCTAAAGTAACTGCTAAATCTAAAATTATTCTTCTCTGTTTTACGTTATTTGTCATAACTATTCATCCTTTTACCATTCAGATTTGATCCTTCTGTCCCGTTGACCTTGTCAACCTTAACGAACATTTGTTCTAATGTTAATTATATCAAGAATTCGGATAGGTATCAAATATCAACCTTTACCTTTAACAGAGCCAATCATTTATAAACGTGCAGTAAATCGTAGAAAAGTACTACTAATTATGTTCATAAAAAACTCTTCTTCTTAGTAAGTTTACCTGTAAGCGTTTTATTTTATAGAGAGAGGATGTATATCTTGGTTTTATTATAAATGAAGGAGGTAATATTTATGTTAAAAAGCTTAAGAATTTTCATGCTTGTTATTTTAACATCTGTACTATTATGTTCCTTTAGTCTTGGTGCATTTGCAAAGGGAGAAAAAGCAGACACATCCTATCGAAGTGTAATTGAGATACATGATTGGGGTGCAGCTATTACTAAACTGATTTTGAAAATTGGTAAACCTGTGCCTAAAGAATCTATTACAACTGATACATTTAAGGTACATGTTACAAGAAGCGATGATAGACTAGCATCACCACAATTAGAGGAAGGTTTTAGAGAGGTAACAAATGCCTATGTTGCTGATCAAAATGGAAACCCTGCAGTAAGAGGTAAATATGTGGTTTTAGAAATGAAGATTGGACCTACTGTTTCACTAGGTTCCCCTCTCAACTATTATGCTGGGTTTAATGATTGGATACAATCAGATTATACTATTACTCAAGAAAAAGACATAAAAATGAATGCTGGTAAATTCGGCACAATTTCTGGATTAGTGATTGATACCTTTGCAGGAGAAACGAGAGAAATAGTTGATGAATTCTCAGCTGGTCAGGCAACATACAAGGACATTACATTAACGTATGCAGATTATGCACCAGCAAAAGATAAGAGGAAAAATCCTTTAATCATCTGGTTGCATGGCGGTGGTGAAGGTGGTACCGATCCAACTATTCCATTATCCGCTAATAAAGCTACTTCCTTTGCAACGGCAAACATTCAATCTTATTTTAACGGTGCTTATGTATTAGTTCCACAAACACCTACGAGATGGATGGAGGGCATTTCAGGAGGAGCTGATGGAACTTCTATTTACCAAGAAGCTCTTATTTCATTAATTAAGGATTATGTCGCTACTAATCCTGATATCGATCCTAATAGAATCTACATTGGCGGTGCCTCAAACGGTGGATACATGACAATGTTAATGGTTCGGGACTATCCAGGATATTTTGCAGCAGCATTTCCAGTTTGTGAAGGTTTAAATAATCCTTTAGTTTCTGATGGAGATATTTTAAATATGTCTCAAACACCAATTTGGTTTGTTCATGCAAAAAATGATCGAACTTTACCTCCAGAAAGCAATGCAATTCCAACCTATAATCGTTTACTAGAAGCTGGAGCTAAGAATGTTCATTTAACACTTTTTGATAATGTTCAAGATACTTCAGGTTTATATAAAAATGCTGACGGTACACCATATGAATACAATGGTCACTGGTCGTGGATTTATGTTTATAATAACGAAGTAAAAACAACCATTAATGGTGAAACAACTACTCTAATGGAGTGGATGGCTGCACAGTCTCGTTAAGATTTTGTAATGTGTAATTGATAGCATTACATCAAATCGTAAAGCATCTTCTATATTCCTAAATAGTGTTTGTTTTAAGGAATGTATGCAAAAAAATTACATTTTAGCAAAAAACCAAAGGTATAAAAAAATAAGCGTTTTCTCCTTCACCCGAGAAACCGCTTATTTTCGTTTATTTGTCTTCGAAACTATCAAATGGATTCCTACTTTTTTAAAGACTGCTCCGCTAGCCATTCCATTAAGGTTGTTGTTTTTCCATTAATGGTGTTTGTTACCTCATTGTTGTATACATAAATCCATGACCAATGTCCATCATATTCGTACGGAGTACCGTCACTGTTTTTATAGAGACCTGAAGTGTCAATTACATGATCGAATAGAGATAGATGAACATCTTTTGCACCCGCTTCAATTAATCTGTTATAGGTTGGAACTGTATATAGATTCGGATCAACTACCGTGTCGGTTTTGGCAGCAATAAACCAGATAGGAAGATTCTTCATTTTTTGTATTTCTTCATTCTTAATCAATGAATCTTTTAGCGCTTCACAGGTTGGGAAGGCAGCTGCGAAATACTCCGGATAGTCCCGTATCATCAGCATGGTCATATAGCCACCATTAGAATCTCCACCAATATAAATTCTACTCTGATCAATATTCTTATTCTGTGAAACATAATCTTCAATTAATGCCATTAGTGCTTTTTGATATTTCGAGGTACCATCTCCAAATTCAGTGTAACCATCCATCCAAAAACTAGGTGTTTGAGGAGCTAATATATAGGCACCATCAAAATAGGCTTGGATTTCTTCAGATGCAAAGTTTGCGGCTTTGTTCCCGGCGATGGCTATGGTTGGGTCTGTACCTCCTTCTCCAGCTCCATGTAACCAAATGACTAGTGGATTTTCCCCATTATTTTTTGCTGGAGAATAATCAGCATAGGTTAAAGTAACATTGTCATATGTTGCTTTGCCGGTTCTGAAATCATCGACAAGCTCTCTCGTTCCACCTATGTATGTATCTATAACTAACCCTGAAATCGTTCCATCACTGG
This genomic stretch from Metabacillus sp. B2-18 harbors:
- a CDS encoding replication protein; protein product: MAECKKVNTDFWRDPVIKEMTWEEKYFYLYLLTNPQATQDGIYEISIEQLAEKTRLSIDNVQALIRSFTEHYKLINYNPETCEIHVKNEGEYFHDED
- a CDS encoding DnaD domain protein; the encoded protein is MAKFRMVLTGFWRSSFNLEKMSSDDKLFYMYLLTNEKTTQIGIYEITTKEMALELDYTIEQVESLIERFCTHHKLIRYNPETCEIAIKNWGKNNLHRGGKPIMDCMTKELKEVKDTSLISYVCEGIEREEIVRLYDSYCNKEVEKEMSHKGEEHTINATEHDQIEEISRPCVTETGEEKQSSEENSNSDDDQQSQKSKDINEIVEFWDSNGFGLSNINAKHQLLSWLENSCFLHPKDVVLKAMGIACANNKRRLNYIVGILKNWKNESLLTIEEIDSYHDNQSSKQKSKQSTSIGAGRPIPGEFVLDLTAGED
- a CDS encoding dihydrofolate reductase family protein codes for the protein MTNNVKQRRIILDLAVTLDGFIEGKNGEVDWCIMDPDMGFTDFLNQIDTILYGRKSYDLWGQYIPKNEDPDTEKEIWKLVHSKKKYVFSRTQNEIHNQAIFINDNLLEEVNKLKKKSGKDIWLYGGASLITTFINLGLVDEFRLSIHPVVLGEGKPLFIDLKQRINLKMVNTRTFSSGVVQIIYHWNDN
- a CDS encoding prolyl oligopeptidase family serine peptidase, coding for MLKSLRIFMLVILTSVLLCSFSLGAFAKGEKADTSYRSVIEIHDWGAAITKLILKIGKPVPKESITTDTFKVHVTRSDDRLASPQLEEGFREVTNAYVADQNGNPAVRGKYVVLEMKIGPTVSLGSPLNYYAGFNDWIQSDYTITQEKDIKMNAGKFGTISGLVIDTFAGETREIVDEFSAGQATYKDITLTYADYAPAKDKRKNPLIIWLHGGGEGGTDPTIPLSANKATSFATANIQSYFNGAYVLVPQTPTRWMEGISGGADGTSIYQEALISLIKDYVATNPDIDPNRIYIGGASNGGYMTMLMVRDYPGYFAAAFPVCEGLNNPLVSDGDILNMSQTPIWFVHAKNDRTLPPESNAIPTYNRLLEAGAKNVHLTLFDNVQDTSGLYKNADGTPYEYNGHWSWIYVYNNEVKTTINGETTTLMEWMAAQSR
- a CDS encoding prolyl oligopeptidase family serine peptidase translates to MENKKNRSEKSLTQLGSADVTNHTFKPEVKTQPSYQTVTKIEDWGAAMTKVIVYLGKPVPADSVTKETFHVHVERYDHRLAHPFLQEGNRIVKNAYVSDKLGKPAVKMGQYAVLEMEISPTLSLSSAINYDWAGTGFNDWTDNKYTITQQKNIQTSDGTISGLVIDTYIGGTRELVDDFRTGKATYDNVTLTYADYSPAKNNGENPLVIWLHGAGEGGTDPTIAIAGNKAANFASEEIQAYFDGAYILAPQTPSFWMDGYTEFGDGTSKYQKALMALIEDYVSQNKNIDQSRIYIGGDSNGGYMTMLMIRDYPEYFAAAFPTCEALKDSLIKNEEIQKMKNLPIWFIAAKTDTVVDPNLYTVPTYNRLIEAGAKDVHLSLFDHVIDTSGLYKNSDGTPYEYDGHWSWIYVYNNEVTNTINGKTTTLMEWLAEQSLKK